The nucleotide window TCGACGAGCTCGGAGGGCCGTTGCACGAGAACCATTACCCGGTGGGCTGGTGCTGGGCGGGATCGTCGCCCTTCCAGTGGATGAAGCAAGTGGCATCGCACTTCGGAGGGACGCGCAACGGCCTGGTCATGTCATGGCCGAAAGGCATCGCCGACCGCGGCGGCATGCGCTCGCAATTCCACCACTGCATCGACATCGCGCCCACGATCCTTGAGTTGGCGGGCGTGCCTGAGCCGCGTGAGGTGAACGGCGTGCCGCAAAAGCCGATCGAGGGCATCAGCATGGCGTATACGTTCGCGGCCAAGGACGCGCCGGGCCGGAGAGTCACGCAGTACTTCGAGATGCTCGGCAACCGCGCGCTCTATCACAATGGCTGGGTCGCCGGATGCCTGCACGGCAGGCTGCCTTGGCTCACCTCCGGCGGCGCCAGCTTCGACAACGATACATGGGAGCTCTATAACATCGAGAAGGATTTTTCGCAGGCCAACGACCTCGCCGCCAAGGAGCCCGCGAAGCTGCGCGAGCTGCAGGATCGCTTCATGGCCGAGGCTGCAAAGTACAACGTGCTTCCGCTCGACGATCGATTTGCCCAGCGCGCCGACCCGAGGCTGCATCCGAGTCATATCCGCGGCAAAACGCGCTTTGTCTATCCTGCGGGCACCATCCGCCTCGGAGAGCGTTCCGCGCCGAACACGAAGAACGTTCATCACACGCTCGCTGCCGAGGTGGAGATCCCCAAGGGCGGCGCCGAAGGCGTGCTCGTCTGCTGCGGCGGCATCTCCGGGGGTTTCTCGCTCTTCATCAAGGACGGCAGGCTCCACTGGGAACACAACTACTACAACGAGATCCGCTATCGCGCGTCGTCGACGGAGAAGATTCCACCGGGGCACCACGTGCTGTCCGCGGAAGTGAAAGTCGACAAGGAAGGCAAGTTCGGCGGCGGTGGAAAGGTGACCCTTCGCGTGGACAAGAAGAAGGTCGGCGAAGGTCGTTTCGAAAAACAGGTCGCCGGGTATTTCACCGTCAACGAAACTTTCGACGTCGGCTGCGACACGGTCTCGCCGGTCTCGGACGTGTACAAATCGCCGTTCCCCTTCACCGGCACGATCATCAAGGTGATGGTCGATATCAGTGAGGCGACGTTCGAGGAACTTGCGGAACAACACGAGGCGCGAGCGCGGCTCGCGATGGCGACGCAATGAATGGCACCGTCAAGCCCAACATCGTTTTCATCCTGATGGACAACCTCGGGTATGGGGAGCTGGGTTGTTACGGCGGAGGGATCGTGCGCGGCGCGCCGACGCCTCGCATCGACAAGCTGGCGACCGAAGGGACGAGACTGCTCAACTTCAATGTCGAGGCGCAATGCACGCCGAGCCGGTCGGCGATCATGACCGGGCGGTTTTCTATCCGGTCGGGAACGCATTCGGTGCCGATCGGCGAGGGTTTCGACGGCCTCACGCAATGGGAAGTGACGATCGCCAAGCTCCTTTCCGAAGCGGGCTACGGAACCGGTCATTTCGGCAAGTGGCATTTGGGGAGCGCCGACGGACGACTGCCGAACGATCAGGGCTTCGACGAGTGGTACGGCATCCCGCGCACCACGGACGAAGCATTCTGGCCGTCGGAACCGGCGGCCAAGGCGGCGGGTATAGCGTTCACGCACATCATGGAAGGCCGCAAGGGCGAGAAGAGCCGCGAGCTCGAAGTCTACGACCTGGACCAGCGCCGGTTGATCGATGCGGAGATCACGCGCCGGACCATCGACTTCATAACTCGCAGCGCGCGGTCGGGCAAGCCGTTCTATGCCTACGTCCCGTACACGCAGGTGCACTTCCCGACGCTGCCGAATCCGAAGTTCGCGGGCAAGACTGGCTATGGCGACTTTCCCGATGCGCTCGCCGAAATGGACGCGCACGTGGGAGAAATTCTCGACGCGGTCGATGCGCTCGGCATTCGCGACAACACCCTGATCGTCTTCACGAGCGACAACGGCCCGGAAGCCACTTGGCCGTGGCAAGGTTCCTCGGGACCGTGGCGCGGGTACTACTTCACGCATATGGAAGGCTCGCTGCGAGTTCCCTTCATCGTCCGATGGCCGGGCCAGATTCCCGCCGGACGCGTGAGCAACGAGATCGTGCACGAGGTGGACACGTTTACGAGCCTCGCCAGCATCGCACGCGCCCTGGTGCCGCAGGATCGGGCGATCGACGGCGTCGACCAGACCGAGTTTCTGCTCGGCAAGTCCGACACGTCGAACCGCGAGGGTTTCCCGGTGTTCGTGGCCGACCGCCTCGAAGCGGTCAAATGGCGAAACTGGAAGATCGTGTTCTACGACGAGCAGCGCGACTGGTGGACGCCGCCCATCAAACTCGGATCACCCAAAGCGTTCGATCTCATCACCGACCCGAAGGAAGAATACCCGGCAACCGCCCTGCGCAACACGTGGAACGCGGGGCCGGCCATGAACATCATCGTCGAGTTCGAGAAAAGCCTGAAGGAGTACCCGCCCATCGCGCCCGGAACGCCTGATCCATACCGGCCGCCGAAGTGACGCGCGGATTCCGTGGAATCCGACAGGGCCATGCATTTACGTACATCGACTAACGCGTTCGGAGGATGATGATGATCGGACCTGCAGAGATCTTTACGATCTTCTTCGTCACGCTCGGGCCGCTCAAGATCCTGGGTCCATTCGCGAACAGAACGCGCGACCTCGACGACGCGACGATGCGCAAAGTCGCGATGTGGGCGTTCGTGATTGCGACTGCCGCCGTCATCGTTGGAAGCCTGATCGGACGAGCGATTGCCGCAAAGTGGCACGTTTCGATCGGCTCGCTTCTCATTGCCGCCGGCATCATTTTTCTGCTCGTCGCGCTGAAGCAGCTCCTGGAACAGTACGAGCCGCCGCACGCGTCGGAAACGCCGCCTCCGTTGCCGCAATCGCCGATGGCTGCGGCCGTGCGGCTGCTTTTTCCGATCGTGCTAACGCCTTACGGCATCGCGGCGGCAATCGTGCTTCTGGCGGGCAGTACCGAAACGGAGCGCACCGAGCTCATTCTCGCTTTGCTCGTGGCCGTGATGGCCATCAATCTCCTGGCAATGCTGTTTGCGCGCAAGATTCTCGTCGGCTTCACGATGATCGTGCTGCAGGTCCTGGGCGCCGTGCTGGGCGTCCTTCAGGCCGGTCTGGCAATCGAGTTCATCGTGCGCGGGTTGCGCGAGCTAAAAATCGTCAGCGGCTGAACGGGATACTGAAAGGGACTGGAACAGAGTGTTCGCGCCCGATAGCAAACGACATTGATCTATCTTTAAAGGAGACGACAATGGCAGCGACCAAAACAATCAAACCCAACATCCTGGTCATCTGGGGCGACGACATCGGCATCTCGAACCTGAGCTGCTACTCCCAGGGACTGATGGGATATAGAACCCCCAATATCGACCGCATCGCGAAAGAAGGAATGCTGTTCACCGACTCCTACGGCGAGCAGTCGTGCACCGCGGGCCGCTCGTCGTTCATCTCCGGGCAGAGCGTGTACCGCACCGGGCTGTCGAAGGTCGGCTCTCCCGGCGCGCCGCAGGGCCTGAAGGCGGAGACGGTGACGATCGCGGACTTGCTCAAGGAACAGGGCTACACGACGGGCCAGTTCGGCAAGAACCACCTCGGCGACCGCAACGAGTACCTGCCCACCGTGCACGGCTTCGACGAGTTCTTCGGCAACCTCTACCACCTCAACGCCGAG belongs to Candidatus Binatia bacterium and includes:
- a CDS encoding arylsulfatase encodes the protein DELGGPLHENHYPVGWCWAGSSPFQWMKQVASHFGGTRNGLVMSWPKGIADRGGMRSQFHHCIDIAPTILELAGVPEPREVNGVPQKPIEGISMAYTFAAKDAPGRRVTQYFEMLGNRALYHNGWVAGCLHGRLPWLTSGGASFDNDTWELYNIEKDFSQANDLAAKEPAKLRELQDRFMAEAAKYNVLPLDDRFAQRADPRLHPSHIRGKTRFVYPAGTIRLGERSAPNTKNVHHTLAAEVEIPKGGAEGVLVCCGGISGGFSLFIKDGRLHWEHNYYNEIRYRASSTEKIPPGHHVLSAEVKVDKEGKFGGGGKVTLRVDKKKVGEGRFEKQVAGYFTVNETFDVGCDTVSPVSDVYKSPFPFTGTIIKVMVDISEATFEELAEQHEARARLAMATQ
- a CDS encoding arylsulfatase encodes the protein MNGTVKPNIVFILMDNLGYGELGCYGGGIVRGAPTPRIDKLATEGTRLLNFNVEAQCTPSRSAIMTGRFSIRSGTHSVPIGEGFDGLTQWEVTIAKLLSEAGYGTGHFGKWHLGSADGRLPNDQGFDEWYGIPRTTDEAFWPSEPAAKAAGIAFTHIMEGRKGEKSRELEVYDLDQRRLIDAEITRRTIDFITRSARSGKPFYAYVPYTQVHFPTLPNPKFAGKTGYGDFPDALAEMDAHVGEILDAVDALGIRDNTLIVFTSDNGPEATWPWQGSSGPWRGYYFTHMEGSLRVPFIVRWPGQIPAGRVSNEIVHEVDTFTSLASIARALVPQDRAIDGVDQTEFLLGKSDTSNREGFPVFVADRLEAVKWRNWKIVFYDEQRDWWTPPIKLGSPKAFDLITDPKEEYPATALRNTWNAGPAMNIIVEFEKSLKEYPPIAPGTPDPYRPPK
- a CDS encoding MarC family protein, whose amino-acid sequence is MIGPAEIFTIFFVTLGPLKILGPFANRTRDLDDATMRKVAMWAFVIATAAVIVGSLIGRAIAAKWHVSIGSLLIAAGIIFLLVALKQLLEQYEPPHASETPPPLPQSPMAAAVRLLFPIVLTPYGIAAAIVLLAGSTETERTELILALLVAVMAINLLAMLFARKILVGFTMIVLQVLGAVLGVLQAGLAIEFIVRGLRELKIVSG